ttgatgtcccggctgctcactgacatttagtgttggtgtcagttaaaatcttctttatcaacggagaatttttgctgcatgggtggatgtcccggctgctcactgacatttagtgttggtgtcagttaaaatcttctttatcaacagaCAATtgttgctgcatgggttgatgtcccggctgctcactgacatttagtgttggtgtcagttaaaatcttctttatcaacagacaatttcagctgcatgggttgatgtcccagtcgctcactgacatttagtgttggtgtcagttaaaatcttctttatcaacagacaatttcagctgcatgggttgatgtcccagtcgctcactgacatttagagtgttggtgtcagttaaaatcttctttatcaacagacaatttcagctgcatgggttgatgtcccagtcgctcactgacatttagagtgttggtgtcagttaaaatcttctttatcaacagaCAATtgttgctgcatgggttgatgtcccggctgctcactgacatttagtgttggtgtcagttaaaatcttctttatcaacggagaattttttgctgcatgggtggatgtcccggctgctcactgacatttagtgttggtgtcagttaaaatcttctttatcaacagaCAATtgttgctgcatgggttgatgtcccggctgctcactgacatttagtgttggtgtcagttaaaatcttctttatcaacagacaatttcagctgcatgggttgatgtcccagtcgctcactgacatttagagtgttggtgtcagttaaaatcttctttatcaacagacaatttcagctgcatgggttgatgtcccagtcgctcactgacatttagtgttggtgtcagttaaaatcttctttatcaacagaCAATtgttgctgcatgggttgatgtcccggctgctcactgacatttagtgttggtgtcagttaaaatcttctttatcaacagacaatttcagctgcatgggttgatgtcccagtcgctcactgacatttagtgttggtgtcagttaaaatcttctttatcaacagaCAATtgttgctgcatgggttgatgtcccggctgctcactgacatttagtttCACTGACAATTtcagctgcatgggttgatgtcccggctgctcactgacatttagtgttggtgtcagttaaaatcttctttatcaacagacaatttcagctgcatgggttgatgtcccagtcgctcactgacatttagtgttggtgtcagttaaaatcttctttatcaacagagaattttttctgcatgggttgatgtcctggccgctcactgacatttaaaGTGTTCGTTTCAGCTTAGCCGATtttagaatattcaaaatattgaacaaatatctCAGACCCGGATGGAACATTTATAGGTGTAGTATATTTCTTGCGGACTGTAGGTTTTTCCTCCAGTGAATGTTTTACTAATACTTCAGATTTTATGTATAGGTCACActaacttggaatttagaatgaTGTTTTGCTGAATGTgtaataaccatagttactaatttcaacaattacacaataaacatattaaatatgaatattttacaatgatctcTGTGGCTGAATTTGGAAGCACATGATTCCGGTGATTTGGTGGACAAAGGCTTTGAAgaagacaatgttttattttgatttgtagaataagtttcttaaatatttcaactgaCTAAGATAAATGCCATATATAAGGCTGTAAACtctcataattaattatcgaTTTTGAAATCGAAGTGATTTGTGGGGAGATCAGTGTGAAGTAAATTGCATTTAACATTACTTTAGTTATGATGcaagtctaactccaaaactcTGTCATTATTTAACTCTATCGCAATATACATAAAGGGTGGCCACGCTTCCGGAATTCCGGTAAAGTCATGGAAATAAAGTAGGTCATGGAAAGTCATTGAAATTCAAAAGTTGGTCCTGAAAAATTTTGTGGTAGCTGTTTTAGGCTGGTTTTCCTGCTAGCAGGAGTTGCATCCAAAGTGTTTGAGTCAATGTTTACGGATAGTCAGATCGCAGGAAAAATTTCACTTGAGCATACTAAAATTGGTTATTTGGTGAACTTTAGTATTGTTGAGTATTTTCGAGACCTACTGGACAAGGAAGCCCAGGAATCATCTGCCTTTGTTTCTATATTGGACGAAAGCATGAATAAAGTTAGCCAGAACAGTAAATGGGTATTGCACTAAGGTATTGGGATCCTGTAAGTGATAAAGTGACCACAAGATATTTCACCTCTGCTTCTTTGACTAAAAGCACTGGgagcaatttgattttaaaattcagaagtcAATCAAAGCACATAAATGTAGAAAAAACATTTCTCATTGTCTATTGATAgacttaatgtaaatttaaagtttgtgaaAGATCTGGAGTAGGAACTTCAGACTGAGAATAATGATGATGatcctatattttttatttattacctgtGGTTTGCACATCCTCAACAATGTGTTCAAATCAGGGGCTAAGTGGGATCTAGTTAAATTTCTTAGGGCTCTCTACAATTTTTTTGAAGATGTTCCTGCCAGAAGGGAATGTTGTGTACAAGTAACAAATTCAGACATCATGCTCCCCAAATTTTGTGCCGTGAGGTGGTTGCTTAGTGGAGAGTGTGCAGCTATCAAAATGGTGCCTCTCTTGAATGAATACAAGACCCATTTGGAGAAGGACCCTGGTGTTCCCAAACCACCTGATATAAGGTTCATTGCTATAAGGTTATCGCCAGTACACTAGGTGATAAGTTATTGACTGCTAAACTAGCATTTTTCAGTTACATCTCTAATATTTTCAAGCCATTTTTGACAAAGTACCAAGCCGATGAACCATTGGTACCATTTTTGTACACCGACTTGTCAGTTCTGTTGCACGACTTAttaagtatagtttttattaaaaaaactgccCTCTCTGAGGTTTCTCCTCCAATCaaagtagaattaaaaaaataaaaacaccttgATTGAaccaaaaaattttgaatttagttttggTGTGGAAGGTGAAGTAAAAAAAGTGAAATGTGATAAGCAAGAGCTACTTAAGTTTAAGTCAGAGTGTGTTGTTTTTCTGAAAGCAATGTGCACAAAACTTCAGCTTAAATCTCCGCTGAAAAGTGACCTGTGCCTAGCTGTAACACTTTATGAGCCATCCCTTATGGATCACAAAACCGACACTGCTCTGAAGAGACTGAAAAGTGCTCTTGAAATATCACACAGGAGCAATTGGATCAAGGTAAATACATGTGACCGAATCCTGAAAGAGGTGAAGTCGATGGTTAGTAGGGAACATTCAAAAACTCTTCTCAAAGCTTACGAGCATGCAGACAATTTCTGGAGGAAAAATCTCTTGAAAAACAATGCCTCCGATAAATTTAAAGCGTCAATCAAGAAGATTTTAAGTTATGGAAATGCTTTTGTGGACCGAGGTTTCtcaattaataaagaaatcttaGATGACAACCTTCTAGAGAGGTCGTTTATTTCCCAATACCATGTCTATGAGGAGATCAAGAGAGCTGGTGGAGCAAATAATATCGACATTGATAAGAAGATAATCATGGAATGTCATCAGACCCAGAGCCGGAATACCTCGCAGACCAAAGGAAGGCAAATGTGGCAGCTGCTGGTAAGGAGGAAACCAGGAAGAGAATTCAGGCTACTATCAACAACCTTACGCAAAAAAGGGCTAAGATAGTAGTGCAAAAACAACAAGAGGCTGAAGCCCTCCGGCTAGAAATTGAAAATCTAAAAAAGCAATTAATGTTGTAGCTAATCAAGCAAGTTATGCAGAAAATGGCTGtcttaatttcttatatttttatttaaccgtagacttggccgcggactactaacctgcatgaaaaagtcagtctcgctgtgttaaaactgtcccggcggagtatgaaaacagactgcgaaaatcagtgacctttacggcttcctctcgcgatttaaaagtgaagccaatgtcgtacaattctgtaagatgcgtcaaattaaagctcttaatattggcaatctattggttacatttttaaatattaaaaaaatttcgaaataattttgattattgtttacattttacatagcgtttacaatgacaagaaaaaagtagtaagcgaggattttttttattttttggtcagacaaaatttgtcagcgagaaagttgtgtgaaaatagatgaatattttttttgtaatttatcatttttttattggaagtttagtttagcctgtagtagcgtatgaagtgatgagtgaacgtttctgccggaactgtagttggcgcattggctcactgataccgtattaactcaataaattagtttattgtgcaataaaaatacctttacgaaagaaccaagttaatttaactaatttattagtcttaaaaatattgtgggtttaattgttattgcaattatatactttatccatagcaataactgtattatttacaacggtgttaactcacttgtattctatgtttaactaactattaatattgagcaattacaacaagtataatgattgcattgaacttttttgcattaaaataatattctttaatacctacagtacttttttacaatggagcggcgagttcctccacatcactggcgtcactatcctcttcactatcgctggtctcagaatcaccgatgtttattataaaactttcactaatacatcgactatttctgactgtattatgtgcgcgttggacgctttttggataagtataattttgtgagtcacgtcaacaatacattatagtagcagtacatctgtaattgtaaatgtgacgcgttgtacattaagtattagagtgtagaatacataagtaaagttaaattgaccacgtgggaagttcaacttaaaaacataaaaaatttcatataatttttgcatatagttttaattactctcaacttaatagttccgttttcacttctatcggcagtcccacgactgctacttttttttgttaatttatctgcacttatgttttcagttttaattctAATTACTTATGGTTGTTGATGatagacaggagaatactttctagaatgacttttaaaattatttattaaacaacagttcattaaacattctaaattaaaattggcattcaataaaataatctttatctaatattcaaaatatttacatttaatcaatTACATACAGGACCACTTGTCTTATAAAGGTTTCCTTAAAGaacagattttttttgttttaaagaaaataaattaaatcaaaattaacttattaactcaagttaaaattgaactaaaaactaaactttctcagaaaaattcaaataaaattcaaatttctaatttaattcaaaataaaatgtacttattcTCTATTATAAGTGAAGCTATTAAAACTGAATCAAATCTTTGCTGAAAAATTCTTTATACCACATGTATCACTTCCTGTCACATATCTATTGGCAcagattcaaaataaaaactgtatttaaactaaattctccaaaagtattttactataaacttgAACTcttgttgtattaaatttattctgatTGTTGAATATTAGATTTCTATTGCAAGTAACCTATAACTAGTAAAGTTGAAAACTTACTAGAACAAATTTTGCTACGACTTGTTAATAATTTAGTACGCTCCGATTCCttcttaattcattaataattcacataatgtactatttattaaCATCTGAAGTATGTTATTGATTCagtatcaattttaatttcagtaataatattaatcagGCATACTTATTTGTAGATTGGAATAAACAattttgctgaatattttataacactattATTAATTCATAACTCATTTATTAGACCATAACATTTTTACAGTGGTGGTGATAGGTGGTAGTTTTACATGTTGTGAAAACTGGCTGAatctaacaaaaaattaatttactgggTAATAAGTCTTATCTAAGGTAAGGTTTTCAATCTTCTTTAAAACTCTTCATTTGATCAATTTTTGAAACGCTGTGGTAAAGAATTGAAAAGTTTAATTCCTACATAGAATGGTGTTTGTACGAATAATTTTGTCATATGAATTGGAATTGTTTAAAGTCTGTGTGTGTTGTTGGTACTGGAGCAAATGAACCTTTGGCCacttttataaactatgttaGTATTTGAAGTTTTTGTGGAATTTTATGATTGTTACATAAACCCATAGACGAttctatgtaataaatagttatttcaaGGTTTGGAATTTACACTCAGAATTCTTTAGAATTCCACATAATCTAACAACtttcatgaattaaaaaaaattaaaactacacaaCTCGTGTATGGTTTAACCCTCAATCTAGTGAAATGTATCTTGCAACAAGCAGCAAAATCAATGCTTACATATTTGTGCAGCTGGGTAGATAGTTGATAGCATTTGCTTAGTAGTAAAGCAATGATTGGCCAGATTAAGATTTTATGTTGAATTAATCAGTTTCCCCCTTCCTACTTACATAATTTTCTATAGGCTTTATTATTGTTCTCCTATTAAAATACTTGTGGTAgggtatattgtttatatattatatcactttttatctaagtttttgaTATTGATTGTAGATactttattttgttcttatattaTTGTGAACTAGGAAATATTGCAGGTGTATAATAGCAACAAGAAATAtgcaagataaataaattaataaacatgaaattaatattcaccataaatattatgaatttttttagtaAGTTACTAACATTTGTGAAGAAGTACAATCTAAAGTTTTCCACAAATAAGCATAAAAAGGGAACATTTTGAGTGACCAATCATCAATTTTCACCAATCCGGGAAAAAGTTACAGTCAGTTAGTAATGACTTGTTATGTTAGTCAAGTTATTGATACCGGTATTCCATTGTATTGATTCAGTACATGTGTTTTGTTTAATGATAAATTTGGGTGAGCCTTAATGGTTTTCTGCCAATTGTCTTAAACTTCTTGATCCACAGCACTTTCCATATCTGTTACATGCACAAGGTAGATTAgattagaaagaaaataaaacctgTAATTGATCTAAAAAGTAAGGATGAATATACATTATGATGTAatcttttgtttataaattaattaccattgctataaataaatattattcaccattcatgtaatttaatattttatagtaatttaattgttCCAAAACTAGTATGATATAGATTTCTCATAGTATAGATGTAATAgtacatgataaaaaatatatatgtcttCAAAAACTGTTTACTGTTGCAGATTTATTTAATTGCATTCAGATCTTCAAGTTGCCAAGAAGATGCCGTCCCAAAGAAGTGAAATGGAGAGactaatggaaaaatataaaagtgacatAGCGTTCTTAGAAGAGCAAGAAAAAGATATCCAGAGAAGAATAGAAATTATGGAAAATCTCATACCAACTGTATTGATATGGTACATGTGGAAAGTTTCTCAAGCTGAAAAACCGACACCTCTCGACGTGCAGAGTGAAGAAGATGCTCAAAGAAAGTTGTCACACCTTGAGACCATTTTGGCTGAGCTTCAAGAAGCAGATCAAGCTTTAAAGGAAGAGGAAAATGTTATGCGTAAAAGAATAGAAGAATTAGAAGAGTCACTTAAAGATACAAAAAGTATAGATTTTACGCTAAGTGAACCATCAACATCGAGATTGAAAGCTGAAAGAGAAAAAGTAATGGGCGAGGAAAAAGTAATGGCTGAAGAAAGTAGACAAGTCATGTTCAAAGATTTACTGAAAGATGAAAACACTGACTGGAAGCAGACTTGTGAAGATTTGTGTACTGAGATGAGTGGACTTCGTGAAAATCTACAAGAGACTATTGAGAAACTTAAGGAAAGTGAAAACTACATAAAACAACTAGAGGAAGATACCAAGTTAAAAGATGGAGTAATAGAGCAAAAGATCAAAGATTTGGAAAAAGAAACTAAAGCTGCCATTGCCGAAGTTATTGAGAAAGAGGAAGAAAGGGTTTTAGAAGAAGAACTACAGGATGAAAAAGTACTTTTGGTAGTGGCAGAAGCAATGGAAGATGTGAAGGCCATGAAAAAATCACTCCGAGTACAGGGTGAgattgaagaagaagaagaagaatctgTAGAAAAAACAAAGCCAGTAAgtgaaataattattcaaatgaaacaattatttttaaatctaagttttaGGTGACATTATCTAGATACTAGATGCAGTAGACTGGGTTGTCGCTTCTCAGGAGCAGCATCCCTTAATGTATGGCACTTTAAAATTGACGCTCTTGTTTTTGACATTATAAGGTAGACTGCTACATTTCAGTCTGTGGAAGCAAGTTAGGCTGTATAATTCTTGTATGTTTTCAATTGTTATACTGTTCTTATAGGATTGTGTGCGCCTCAATATCAGGATCTGAGTGGAAATTCATTACATAgtcaaacagtaaaaaatattcataatcgTACCGATGAGATTtgcattttttttctatttaaatattctagTACACTTCTTAGATATATTAAATCACATGATTTATTAAGATTACCTTTACTAACCAACCAGAACACAGAATAACTATTGTATTGCATATGTTgcttaaactataaaataacgcaggattatgattttttaaatgaattactcacaagatgaaaaaaaactttttaaatttatatttattattgaaacacaTAAGAGTAAAACTGTGTAgacacaattaaaatttgaaaactgatTTCAAGTTTCTGTTTAAACAAGTCTTGAATACGCTGGATTCTAATCTATTACCCACTGCATCTAGTTCTGTTCACTAATCCTCTTGATAAATTTAACAGCAcgtatttctatataaataatacaatggtGTAGTTGtgttctaacaaaaatttcagtcttattcttttatttttctcatagtaaattctttaattttaaactcatcAAAAATGGATGcataattatgtaatgtataaacttaaaaacatattttttcgttataaaatactttgtCTAGTTAATGCACTATATtctatatcaatatattttgctTAGATACAAATTGGTGGACCTCCATCACCTCATAGAATTCAACAAGTTGAAGAAATGGGCTTAAAGAAGGAAGAATCACCTACACCTTTACAAGAAACCATAGATGGAAAAATTATTCCACTAGTTTTAACGCCAGAGGATGTTATTATGCCAGGTTCTGCAGAAATATTACCTAAACCACCAATTCATCCTCCACAAATATTTGAAGAACTTGAAGTCGAAGCAGCAGCTATTAGTACTGAGTTGCCTCCAAAACAGCCACAAGAAGCAGAGCCCGATGCTGAAATCCAACCTGCTGAAACTATACTTCAAGCAAAAGTTGAAGCTGCATCTACAGAAGGTGAAGTTTCTGAAACTTTACCGAGTGAACCCTTGCTTGATTTGTCAGCACCTCAACCTGAAGAGGTACAGCCTGTAATAGAAACCTTGCCTATTGAACCAGCTATCCAAATGGAAGCTGAACCTATACAAACTGAAATTGAAGCCCCTGTAACAAAACCTGAAGAATTGCCTGATGTGTTGGCACCTCAACCTGAAGAAGCACATCCTGCTACAGAGACATTGTCTATCGAACCTCCTGATATCCAAATGGAAGCTGAACCTATACAAACTGAAATTGAAGGCACTGTAACAAAAACTGAAATCTTGCCTGAAGTGTCAGTACCACCATCTGAAACATCAATTCAAAAGGAAGCTGAACCTCCATTAGATGAAATGAAagattatgaaacaaatattcaAACTGCTCCTGAACAAACAGTACCTGAACCAGAAGTTACTCCTGAAATAGTTGTCGCTACTGATTCTGAATCAATACCGGAGGCCAAAGTTACATCATCTGATGTTGAAGATTCAGTTATAAAAACTGAAACTCCTCTTTCTGATGAGCCAACATTAAAGTCAGAAATAACTGCTGAAATTGCAGATGTAACAGAACCAGAATCTCCAGCTGCTGAGCTTGAATCATCTTCTGAAGTTCCTCATACAGATACTTCTACAAAGCCTCCACCTACAGGTACTGAAGTTGATGCAAACGTTTCTGAGGCACCACATGCTGATATTTTAGAATCTGAAATTTTACAATCAACTGAACAACCAGTCCAAATTTCACATGAAGAAAGTTCACCTGTTAAAGGCGTAACATCTTTCCCAGCAAGAGAAGCTGGGGAAACAGTGGAAGCTCTTGCAATTACATCAGAACCATTTGATGTTCAGACTACAGGTACGTGTAATAAACCATTATCATTACTAGGATTTGTACATTAATATCTACTAGGAACAAATCTGACAGTTTAATCTTAGTAAAACTGTCTATTTTCTTCAgagaataaaagtaaatgtgtATCTCTGTATATAAAAGGAAATGTCCTACTTGATTTGTCAATGTCCAGCAAAAACTATGAAAGACATGCAATTTGGTTCATAGTTTTATCTTATGCCCCAGAGGCGCACTAAGGATCACtaagcaaacaaaaattttttaaaaaaatatgatcagCTGTTTGAAGTGAACTGATCCCAGCACTCAATACATGAATAACTCGAGGTATCGATGATTCTTGATACAACCACTTGATTCAAATAcctatattatcaaaatatttgattacaaaataatgaataaaaccaACAGAAGtgctaaaaatgtgttttaaaagtgtcaatattttatatacctGCTttcatctttataaataaatattaaatactgtttattagtAAACCAGCAGGCCAGCTGGATTGATttgctatttttttgttttaaaatgttcataataatccaaattaggtttttgtggaattaaagttgaaaatatatatatatatatagcatttcGAGAGTATTAGTTCTGAAAATATGAAtgacattaataattatttaccctTTACTATAGTTCGcaccagtgaaaaattaaaaccaacagtctactctttatattatttcaatattgctgaaaaattaaattaggctcaatgatcaaaattgttaatgtgtgCACTTAACATACTCGATATTGGGTTCCCTTGATACTGTGGTACAGAATATATACAGGAGCTGAAGGAAAAAACGTGGCACGAGCAATAGCATAACTCAATGAGCCATTTTTCCATGACACAtgaaatcacaaagcaatacaccagACACAAAATGCATTTTTTGTGGATGAGGAATCATTGAGGGAGAATCAAGTGTGTATTGCACTGATGAGGGATCCAACACTGATGTGGTTtataaaaattgatgtttttacTTTACTGAATCAAAAAATAGGATATAACAGTGAACAAAGATCGTAGAGCAAGAACTTGCACTGTACTATATCAGGTTTATAGATaattatactttacaaaaatCAAAAGCGAGGATACTCACAATTACAGTGAGCCGTGTGGTCTTCAAAATAGGCAAGGATTTGACTGAATCGTACATAAATACTACATATGctgttgtttaaatttgtatgctCCTGTTATGTAAAAGCTACTATGTACGATTGTTTTGACAGTTTGCGTAAACGCTAAAATAATATGTTCCTCAAATATGCCTAtcgctaaaaatatatatttcttaaaataggatacatttgtttttttacattacctCAGTTAtctataatcatttaaaattaatctgtGATCTTTAGAATGAATATGCTTCTaattttttcaagattttataaaaaaaatttagcctGTTACAGCCGAGCCAATGCCAAGTACATCTACTGGTCCTGTATTTCAACAGGTAAGTGCATATGTATACtagctttaaaaatgttctttttatacAGTACGTACTTCAATTGggtttaaattagaattttaatttctgaatattGCTAGAGCGCTAGTCAAACTAAGTCGTACTCTAAAGTCCTACTTAGGAAAGTCATACTCCAAAGTCCTACTTAGGAGGCTgtcaaaatttctcttttgtatttCTGTGTATCCACATGATAACTTAGaaacaaattgagctatagagTGGAAGATTTACATGAAGCGTTATTTCTATATATGTAACATCgagttaaaaaattatgtaggtCCCTCCATACGATTTGGCTGAGTAATAGCAAAGCCTTACTGTCCCCACAGGATATCTACTAACAGTCATGCTTAAGACTCGAGATTTCACACGTTTTGTAATAATTCATTGGATTGGCAAAATTCATCTGTTCTTTTTGTCTTCTGCTGATATCTCTAGAgctaattaaatcatataaaatatgttttctatgatt
The Homalodisca vitripennis isolate AUS2020 chromosome 1, UT_GWSS_2.1, whole genome shotgun sequence DNA segment above includes these coding regions:
- the LOC124354946 gene encoding FK506-binding protein 5-like; protein product: MPSQRSEMERLMEKYKSDIAFLEEQEKDIQRRIEIMENLIPTVLIWYMWKVSQAEKPTPLDVQSEEDAQRKLSHLETILAELQEADQALKEEENVMRKRIEELEESLKDTKSIDFTLSEPSTSRLKAEREKVMGEEKVMAEESRQVMFKDLLKDENTDWKQTCEDLCTEMSGLRENLQETIEKLKESENYIKQLEEDTKLKDGVIEQKIKDLEKETKAAIAEVIEKEEERVLEEELQDEKVLLVVAEAMEDVKAMKKSLRVQGEIEEEEEESVEKTKPIQIGGPPSPHRIQQVEEMGLKKEESPTPLQETIDGKIIPLVLTPEDVIMPGSAEILPKPPIHPPQIFEELEVEAAAISTELPPKQPQEAEPDAEIQPAETILQAKVEAASTEGEVSETLPSEPLLDLSAPQPEEVQPVIETLPIEPAIQMEAEPIQTEIEAPVTKPEELPDVLAPQPEEAHPATETLSIEPPDIQMEAEPIQTEIEGTVTKTEILPEVSVPPSETSIQKEAEPPLDEMKDYETNIQTAPEQTVPEPEVTPEIVVATDSESIPEAKVTSSDVEDSVIKTETPLSDEPTLKSEITAEIADVTEPESPAAELESSSEVPHTDTSTKPPPTGTEVDANVSEAPHADILESEILQSTEQPVQISHEESSPVKGVTSFPAREAGETVEALAITSEPFDVQTTAEPMPSTSTGPVFQQGPSAIRGLPGTDQLATQALQGKCRVKDHLIKSMADELRDLAKSNVWSGSDMLASTSKDPVKTYDFDRTTLLQYLKGKEPKDMGSSLKGLPEFLKNLVQCIVSDFNAWFDQRD